The DNA region GGAAATAGATAATCCTTTTACTCAAAATATAAAGAAATCTTTCTATTCGAGGCATAAAATATCCTAAATAGAGATGGTAAGTTTGATCTCTGTATGTGTGTTACTGTTATTGGGAACAAAGAAATTAAGAGATGGCTGAAATTATGACCTTGCAAGATGGCTTTTCTTTGACAGTCTGACTTTTTTATCTCTACAGGTGTACTGTGATAGTCAAGTGCATCCAGGTTCTAGATCTCTGGTTCTTTAGTTACTTTTCCTCAAAACTTGTACACGCTACCTGTGGTTTTAACTTGATGCTCAGATTCTCACACTTTTACCACATGTACTGGAATCCTTATTGTTACTACTACAATGTCGTGGGTGCAAGCTGCAGTCAGCCGGCCCAGTGAGGATGTGTTTGATGAAGATGCTGATGAACTGCATCTAATGCAGAAAGAATGGAAGAGCACCATGGAGAAAAGAGTCAAAGTAATTTTTATAACCATTACACTATTTTAGTAGCCTTTTAGCTATTTTCTTTAATACATAAATTGATACCTGCATGAGTGATTTAAGCGGAAATGGAGGATGGCTGTTTAAAAGTTATTGTAGATCAATTTGTTCCATATGAACTAAAAACTGAGCAAGTTATTAAGGAAATGTTGCCAACCAGAACACACTTGAGATTCTTCTAGGGGGAGAGTGCCTGCAAATTGAGAAATTGTAGCCAAAATTCTGCATATCTAATCTGCAATTGGTGCataatttatttatgtttgtTACTCCCCCAACTACTCATGGGTGTTCTTTGTATAAATTCCTGAACCTCAATAGGAGGTTGTATTATCAGAGGTAAAATATGCAAATTTAGTCATGTGACTGTTCACTTTATTGTTGGAGGTCACAACAATAGCAAAACAGTCCCTGGGTGCCTGCCAAAGTTTCCCTTTAAAAAGACAGAAGTGGGAGGTCAGGTTGGCAGGAAGAATCTTCTGAATTCTAATCTCAGTGTTGCCATTGGCCTGCTCTTTGGCCTTGAGTACATTTGCTTTAACTATAAAATGAGGCAATAATATGTTTCTATCTCCCAAGTGTGTTATGAGTATTAATGAGTTTGCATAGTACATTGAACATGTAAAATGTCCATATAtattcaagtatgtaaaaggttgttacaaggagaagaaaggaaaattgttttttgtaactttggaggataggataagaagcaatgggcttaaattgcaacaagggagatgtaggttggacattaggaaaaacgtcctgtcaaggtggttaagaaCTGGACTAAACTGCCTAAGGAGGTAATGGAATCTCCATGatcggagatttttaagagcaggttagacaaacacctgtcaggaatggtctagataattagccctcccatgaaggcaggggactggactagatgacctcttgaggtcccttccagttctatgattctatacatgCCACATGTTATGAGGTATCTGGTTCATCTGGCTAGAGAGAAATATATGGAATGTAACCAAAACAAAGTCCAGACTCAGGCCCGTTGTATCATGATAGGAGATCTGTGTTTGTAAATTTTGAGTGATATAATTAAACAAGGCAAATGAAGATGTATGAGCCatattttagcatttttaaaaatattggaaatcaccacttaaatcaatggcagGTCCAGATTAAAAATCAGTAGTTCATTGTAGCCCTATAGTAACCAATATATAGTAATTCCTCTAATTTGCCTTCCTATAGAACTGAAAATAAtggcaaaaattaatttttatgaaGGCTCATGTTAACAAAGAAGTCCTAAAATCCTGCAGGGTCAGGACGGAGGGCAAAACTCCAATATCAACTGGTATTGTATTAGACTCTTAGGATTTGATCTCatgccatttactttaatggacaCTGGATAAGCTCTTAATGATATAGCATCACTATGAGTCATGGTGCCAGGAACATTAAACTTCCACTCTTGGGTGATCAACATCTGATTAAAATAACAGGGTGGGGAAGCTATGGTCTGGGCCATAGATTAGGGAGGGTACTGCTGTGGGACTAGAGCAATGGTTTTAAACCTGTGGTCCGCAGGCCatgtttaagatttccaaagggctcTGCATcttcttttgaaattttctagggatctgcaaattaaaaaagattgaaaaccactggactagacagAGCATTGTTCTTTGAAAAAGGCGTCTGAATTTTCGCTGCTTCAAGGAAACTTTATTCTGCTGTTTCAAGATACTCCTGAGGCTAGCTCCTTGTATAACCACATCTGATATTTTCATAGTTGAAATTCCACCATCTCCAATTTCCTTGAGCAGAAAATAGTCCATCTCAGAGAGCAAGTTCTGTGTTTTCATTTGTAGCTTCTCAGCCTGCGGGTGATGACAACTATCCCTTTTTTGTAGGTATATGGTAAAAGGGGTCTGGAAACTTTTTTTGCTGTTGAAATTTGAGGTTGTAGTATGGACGAAGACAAGAATTGCTGTTCTAATCCATGTTACTATGTGCGTAGAACAAAGAAAGATATTTACAGTACAATTATTTTGACCTCACTATATATAGTTCTGAAAAAGGGAGTCAAAATGACCATGTTTATAAAACACTAAGAAAAGTTTTTGTTCTTTTAGTTTTATGAATCTCTCATTTCTGCTGGACAGTACAGTATACAAGTTTTGCATGCATCTAGCCAAATTAGAAAGACGCATTCCAAGAAACTCAATGTTTGTATAGATTTCAGCTCTTGTATTATTTCCTGTAAAATAATCTCTGCTTGTAGCTGGATTACTCACACCAGAAACCTTTCGTCTTGCTTTCAGGAAGGCTATAGAGATGGTGTTGAGGCTGGGAAAGAGCTTTCACTTCAGCAGGGTTTCAATCGGGGTTACAAACAGGGTGCTGAGATGATGATGACCTGTGGCCAACTCAAAGGGACCCTTAGGTAAATGTTGAAGCTTTGAGATTGTGGAGTGTGTTTATATGGAAATCTGGATCTACTGTTTGTCAAATGCTGAGAAGATGCAGgataacactttcaaaagtgactttggagctgaatcccattttaaaaacacagtaaactGAATTTAGACTCCCAAGTCATCTacgtgctttggaaaattttacttaGTCACCTCATGCTTCAGATTATATTAcgtaaaatattcataaaatgcCTGTAGCTATGCTATGAGTATCAGCCATAATTTTTTAGGTAGCAAAAAGGTTGGTCTTGCATTTTAATCAAAACAGTCATACTAGAGGTCAGTCTGATTTTCTCTGGTAAGGGCTGTGGTCCTGTCACTGAGAACCCTGCCTCAGCATTTGTCTGACCCTTGGCTCGGTTAGCTGAGACATCCTTGTGAAGCACAGTTGTGCCCTTGTTGGACGCAAGAGTATGTAATCCAATGCAACCATCACACGCTGTGTCAGAACTACCACCAGTGCAACAGATGCTACTATGTGATACTGGCTGTTGCTATTACAATTGTtcttcagaacaaaaaaatgtgGTGTGGTAATTCTTAGCCCTCCTCCCATTCCTCACTTAAAATTAACAGGAGATTAGTGGTTCAGTGAGTTATCTGAATCTACACTTTTGGCTGAACATTCAGCTCTTCCTGTTGAACTTTCCTGAAACACATGTGCGTGAAATGTACACACAAAAATGGAACGAGTTTTTTACTTTAGTCACCTTTTCACCCAACCTCAAGCAAACATGCAACTCACTGCAGGTGTTCAGAATCACTTTTATTTccacttgttttgttttctctttagtGCACTCTTGTCTTGGTGTCACCTTAATGGGCAAATttctgctttgctgaataagatAAGTAACCTCCTGGCTGAAGTTGGCAAGTATGAAGAATGTGTGCTTAAGTATATGAATTCTATCAGTCCACAGCCCTACCTTGGAGACATTCTGGATTCTGTTCAGGACATGGACCTTGATCATACAATTCCAGTAGAGAATGAATCTGATGAAATTGAAGCTGGAAAACTCTGTAAAAATGAGTCTGAGTTGAGTGAAAACTCTTGCAGGAGTAATGGTCAGGCTGACTCCTTGCATTCTGACAGTGGGAGAAggacaaaagaacacacacattcTGAAAGGCCAACCCTTGCTTGGCTTAAAGAAGAGACTCTCTGTTTAGGAGAGCACCTAGGCTTGTCACTGGACATATTACAGCATGTCCAAAAACTGGAAAGTTAACTTTTTTCTTGTGCCCAGTGGAATCTGATCCTAAGAATTAACTTGACAGGCTTGTATTTTATTTGTGGCTCAAAGGTTGGTGGTCATACTAGTCATTTAATTTCATGGGAATGTAGTGATCTGATTCTAATGTTTCcctttaaaacataataaaacaaCCCTTGCTCTCATCATATTCTGTCATACCTCAGTTGttggtaacaaaaaaaaaaaaaaaaaaagttgctttcaCACACAAATTTAACTCGTGTATATGAAGTACTCTCCACTTATGCAAATGCATAGCTGTCTAATTCTGCAGCGGCACTAATGTGTCCACTACTCTGGGAATCTAACATTTTCTTCTAATTTATTCAATTAATATTCTATTAATATTCTCTTTCAGAAAAGGAACTAAATGATTCTTGAGTCTTATGCCTAGAAAAGTTGCTCCTAGAGTACCGAAACTAAAAGTAAATATTGCTATTAAGTTTAGAAGGTAGTGGGGGTGAAGAACTCGTTTGAACAAGTGGGAACTGCATATACAGAAATAGGCAGCACCTGCTCCTTTCTGTTTAAATATTTGAGTGATGTTTTGCCAATTTAATTAGTTCAAAATAGAACAAAGCCTTGCATTACATCAAATTGTGTGTATCACAAATCTCTGGTGTAGttagctctgctttcagagcaTGACTTCACTGAAACTGGTTGCAGTACCTAGAACAAAACTTCATCTGAAACAGGAGGTTAAAACACAAAAGGCTCTCCCCTCACCAGTGTTTTAGTAAGCTGTGAATATTAAGACTGGGCAGTTAACTTCAGTTTCTCTATTTAAAGTAGAACTGTAGTGTACTTGAGCATGTTCCTTCCTAAACCAGTGCCTGCCACCTTACACGTGTTAACTTTCCAAGAAAGCTTCTTAAACTAGCAAAGGCAAGAGAATCTAagcaaaactgcactttaaaatctgtttgtCACTGGATATCAATTATATAGTAGGAAAATCTTGGATGATTTTTGCCACTTGGGGTAAGGCATCTGATtgtcaaaagttttaaaaaaaaattgccacccAGCTATGGCATTGTGCATTTGGCTACATacaatagagcaggggtcggcaacctttcagaagtggtgtgccgagtcttcatttattcactctaagttaaggtttgcatgccagtaatacattaatgtttttagaaggtctctttctataagtctataatatataactaaactattgttgtatgtaaagtaaataaggtttttttaaatgtttaagaagcttcatttaaaattaaactaaaatgcagagctctccggaccggtggccaggacctgggcagtgtgagtgctactgaaaatcagctcacatgccgcctttagcacatgtgccataggttgcctacccctgcaatagAGGATGTAGGCCAGTTCCGCTATAAGTGTAAGCTACTCAAAATGCAGCACAACTATTGTGTGAAGTGCAGAACCAGAGTACTATGGCAGCTCTCTGCAGAGCCAGGCGTGGGGGGGCAGATTTTGTGGCTTGCTTGGGAAGTGATGGGGGTGAAGCTGTGGAGCCTCACTGTGCCTTCTGATGTGGTTATGCACAGCAGTGTTTGACCCCTAATTCAAAATATAGGTAATACTACCTGTCATGCCAAATGAGTGAAGTTCTGCTTGTGTTGGTGAGGAGaattattttccctctttttcatCCTTACTTTGGGTATTGCAGGATACTAAAATTTTTGCCATATCTTGGGTTCTCATCTTCCTTTGAAACATCAGCATTATCATAATCTGTGGGAGACAAGAGCCTGGATTAGATGGACAGGGAATCTGcataagggtatgtctgcactacaggattattctgatttttcagaaaccCGTATTTGGAAACtgattgtgtaaagtcgagtgcacgcggccacactaagcacattaattcagcgatgtgcatccatgtaccgaggctagcatcgatttccggagcattgcactgtgggtagctatcccatagttcccgcagtctcccccgcccattggaattctgggttgagatcccagtgcctgctggggcaAAAAAACATtatcgctggtggttctgggtacagcctcacccctccctccatgaaagcaatggcagacaaccatttcgctccttttttcctgggtgaactgagcagacgccataccatggcaagcatggagcctgctcagctcaagacagcagtcatggacattgtaaacaccttgcgcattctcATGCAATTTATGCTGAGcaaggacctgcaaaaccaggcgaggaggcagcGGCTACAGCAATTTAGCAATGAGAGTGATAAGGAcatggacatggacacagaattctctcaaaccgcaggctccggtgctttggagatcatgctggtaatggggcaggttctagccattgaacgctgattttgggcccgggaaacaagcacagactggtgggaccgcatagtgttgcaggtgtgggatgattcccagtggctggggcactttcatggaactttgtgacttgcttttccctgccctgaagcgccagaataccaagatgagagcagtcctcacagctgaaaagcgagtggcaatagccccctggaaggttgcaatgcc from Chelonoidis abingdonii isolate Lonesome George chromosome 2, CheloAbing_2.0, whole genome shotgun sequence includes:
- the YAE1 gene encoding protein YAE1 homolog yields the protein MSWVQAAVSRPSEDVFDEDADELHLMQKEWKSTMEKRVKEGYRDGVEAGKELSLQQGFNRGYKQGAEMMMTCGQLKGTLSALLSWCHLNGQISALLNKISNLLAEVGKYEECVLKYMNSISPQPYLGDILDSVQDMDLDHTIPVENESDEIEAGKLCKNESELSENSCRSNGQADSLHSDSGRRTKEHTHSERPTLAWLKEETLCLGEHLGLSLDILQHVQKLES